TTGCGTCGATAACAACGAGATGGCTTTTAACAACCTTATTGATGTCAGACAGAGAGTCTTCCATATTTCTGTGGATATATCCTCTGTTTCCTCCCATGATACCCATCATGTTCTTCAAAGCCAACGTCAACCGGGTAAGACTGTGATGTTTGGCTATAGGAACATTGATGAAGACGTTTGCAGACAGGGCTTCATCGTAGAGTTCCCATTCCTTGAGTGCAACACCGTTTATCCTGACGTTTTTGTAACGCTCATCCTCCATCTGCTTCAATTCCACATCTTTTAATCCCTTTAACGCCCCATTGGTGCCGCTGTTCTCATAGCACCTTCTCGGGTCATTACAGGGATTATCAAAGACCTTTACCTTTTTTGCACCTGCCTTTATGCATTCCTCGGCGATGGCTTTAAGCACAAAAGGATTGGTGGTTGCTGCGTATTCCGGTTTCCTGTCCCAGCCGAGATTCGGTTTTATAACTACCACATCTCCCTTTTTGACGAACTTCTGGATACCGCCAAGGGCATTGATGGCGTTCCTGGTTATTGCGGCATAGTCTTTTCCTTCTGACACCGATAGGGTTGATGTTCCCTGAGCAAAGATGATTTTTGGAAGACCTGCAAAAAAGATTGATGAAAGGCCAAGTTTAAGGAAGTCTCTTCTGTCCATGTTTGATAATCTAACAATTCTATCTGATTTGTCAATAGTGTGGTATAATTTAAAAAAGGGGTCAAGGGGTCGATATGGATAGGCGTGAATTTATAAAATATATGGCTATGCTCGGTGTAGGTTCTGTAATCCCTAACTCTTTTCTGAGCGCTAAAGAAATCGAAAGAATTCTGGATAATGAGGACAGGGAAGGCTTTTATATAAGGTTTATTAAGCCCATAAAACCGGTAGACCCCTCAAAATGGACATTGAAAGTGGGCGGCCTCTGCGATAACCCCAAGATATTTACCCTCTCAGACATTAAAAAGCTTGCCAAAGATACCCAGGTTTCGCGTATGAAATGCGTGGAGTCATGGTCAAGCAAGGCAAAGTGGGGAGGATTCCGGCCTAAAACACTTTTCGATGCGGTGAAGCCCAAAAAACAGGCGAAGTATTTATATTTCTACTCTGCCGATGATTACTATGAATACATTTCTCTCGAGGACCTGCTTAAATCCCGTGTACTTTTTGCCTATGAAATGAACGATGGGCCGCTGCCCGATATTCATGGTGGTCCATTGCGTCTTCTTGTCCCCTTCAAATACGGGTACAAGAGCGTCAAAACCATCCTCAAGCTCGATTTTGTTGAAAAGGAAGGCACGGGCTACTGGTCGCATTATGGCTATTCAAAGGATGGAACGGTTCAGAAAGGCACTGACCATGCCCTTGATCTGAAGACATACAAGATATTGATGAAAGAAGGGGAACCGGAGTATTAAAAGCTCAGAAATCCGTTGGCGTAGTGTAATGCTTCCTCTTTTTCACTCATTTCGCCTGCAATCTGCTTTTCTCGGATATCATTGAGAATTTTGCCTATTTGAGGTCCCTCCTGGAATCCCAGGGCAATGAGGTCGTGGCCATTAATGAGTTTTGGCAGTGGTTTTTTCTTCCACTCTGCATATGCATGGAGAAGCTCATTACACTTTTTGTGAACGCGTTTTGTAGAAGGATTGTCCTGTCCACCCGAACTTCCGTACATATCACATATGGTCAGCAAAGCGAGGGAAGGGGTAAGCTCACCCATCCTGTATACAAGTCTTCGTATTGCCTTTTCAGTTGATTCTTTATTGCTGATGAGGAATATTCTCATGTGATTATCGATAAGCGCATTGATTGTTTTTATTTCATGGGTGCTGAACCTGAGCCTTTCCATGATATAAGAAGCTATTTCACGGGAAAAGCGCTCGTGGTAGAAGAAATGTACCGCATTTTTATGTTCATCATATGAGAAGGTGAGTGCCTTACCAAGGTCGTGGAAGAGAAGGGCATAACCAACATTTTTGAGACTCTTTACGTCCAACCGGTAAGTT
This genomic interval from Pseudomonadota bacterium contains the following:
- a CDS encoding DUF362 domain-containing protein; the protein is MDRRDFLKLGLSSIFFAGLPKIIFAQGTSTLSVSEGKDYAAITRNAINALGGIQKFVKKGDVVVIKPNLGWDRKPEYAATTNPFVLKAIAEECIKAGAKKVKVFDNPCNDPRRCYENSGTNGALKGLKDVELKQMEDERYKNVRINGVALKEWELYDEALSANVFINVPIAKHHSLTRLTLALKNMMGIMGGNRGYIHRNMEDSLSDINKVVKSHLVVIDATRILLNHGPQGGSLNDVKVVNKVIASTDIVAADAYATTLFGLNPQDIAATVTAYKRGLGEMNLSKIKVIKA
- a CDS encoding molybdopterin-dependent oxidoreductase; translation: MDRREFIKYMAMLGVGSVIPNSFLSAKEIERILDNEDREGFYIRFIKPIKPVDPSKWTLKVGGLCDNPKIFTLSDIKKLAKDTQVSRMKCVESWSSKAKWGGFRPKTLFDAVKPKKQAKYLYFYSADDYYEYISLEDLLKSRVLFAYEMNDGPLPDIHGGPLRLLVPFKYGYKSVKTILKLDFVEKEGTGYWSHYGYSKDGTVQKGTDHALDLKTYKILMKEGEPEY